TGCCGGCATGCTTAGTGGAATTTTCGGCCATAAATAAATAATCCTTAAAAAATGTATTAGGATTGCCGGGCCCTACCTGAGGGTCGAGGAGATATTTCAGATCCCAGGGTTTACCACCGGGTTGCACCCGGACCATTGCACTACTAATTTTATCTGTCAATGCCTTCACCTCTTCATCGGACAATTTATCTTTCAATTTGATCCTCACTCTTCTTTGATGCGCATACATTTCATTGGGCTTTACCGTTATTTGCCCAACAGACATGGGTGTTATGTGTAATCCATAAATTTCGTCGGGTTTAATTTTGTCGAACAAGCCGCTATCGACCATCCCTTTTGCACCTACAAATGTTTCTTCTGCAGGCTGAAATATAAAATATACGGTTCCATTTACGGATGCTTTATGCTTTGCCAATACATCAGCTATGCCTAATCCGATCGCTATATGTATATCATGACCGCAGCCATGTTGAACACCTTTTACTTTAGATCTGAAATCCACCTTATCGGGAAAGTTATTTGAAATGGCATCCATATCAGCACGCCAGGCTATTTTTTTGCCTTTTTTACCTCCGTTCAAAATCCCTAAAACACTATGTCCGTAGATATCCGTTCTAACCTGAAGGCCTAAGTCGAGCAAATACTGCTTTATAACTTGCTGAGTCCGCTCTTCTTTGCCTGCCAATTCGGGGTTTTCGTGGATATCTCTCCTGACTTTCACTAACCTGCTGAAAATGCTATCCGTCGTTAATTGGATGGATTCGTGTGTAAGGGTATGATCCTTTTGTTGTTGAAAGCTAACAAGGATGATGAATAGTAATGATAATAACAATGGTGTTCTCATTTCATATATTTTATTGTAATCTGTTTCTCATAACGAAATACTAAACCAAATTAATCTTTTTACTACAAATAGACACAAAGCACCCGGCCCCCAATTCCCAAAAAAGCGCCAAATAGTCCAACAATGCAAGACTAATGACCTATCCCTGATTACAATCGCCAATACCTTTGCTGCATCAAATCTTAAACACAAAAAAATGAGAAAGGTATTCTTAATGGCGGCTGTTGTTCTTGTCACAGTACAAACATCATTTGGTCAGAGCATTTTCAGAAATTTACATTTCGGACTCAAGGCGGGCGCCAATTACAGCAATTTTAACAACGCAAACTTTGACACCGAGGGTTTAACCGGATTTCATGCCGGATTAATTGTCAATTATACATTTACAGACAAATGGTCTGTTCAGGAAGAATTCCTGTACTCCACCCAGGGAGCAAAAGTAAAAAGTGGATTCTCTTTAGGAAACGAGGATCTGAAGCTCTCCTATCTTTCGGTTCCGATATTGGTAAAGTATCATTCAAAAATCGGGCTGTATGGTGAAATTGGCGGACAGGCCAATATTCTTGCAGAAGACGCAAAAAATACCGGGTTCAGTGATTTCGCGCAAAAAATTGATGGAGGTGCAGTTGCCGGATTAGGTTACCAATTCAGGAATGGCCCCGTGAAAGGCCTGGGAATAGGGGTCAGGTATTATTATGGGTTTACAGACGTCGGTAAATTCAGTTCTTCTAAAATCAACAGCGACTTCAGGAATAGTACTGTGCAGGCAAGTATTTTCTATATTTTTTAGTGAGATACCATAGCGCCAGTCCTTTTAGAAGATTGGCGCTATACTTTATTTACTCTTTCTGTATTCACTTGGAGATATCCCTTCTATACGCTTGAAATATTTTCCGAAAAAAGATTGTGAAGGAAAATTCAGCTTGTCGCTTACCTGCTGTATAGTTAAGCCGGTAGCTTTAAGCAGCGCCTTGGCTTCCAGTATCACATAGTTATCAATCCACCCGCTGGCAGACGTACCACTATTTACCTTGACCATTTTGGAAAGGTGTTTGGGCGTCAGGTGTAATTTATTAGCATAAAATTCTACGCTGCGTTCTTCCATATAATGCAGTTGTACCATATTAAGGAATCTCTCCACCAGGATCTGAGGCTTGCTTTTATGCTGTTCTTCACTCGTCCGGCGCAAATGTATATCATAACCGAAAGCATAAAAGAAGGCTTTTGTGAGGTATTTTACAATATCGATACTATATGGATTGTCTTTGTTCGCAACGGTTTTCTTTAACATCCAGTAGTATTCAGAAATTGCCTCCAGCTCACGCTCGTTTAGTGGTGTATAAGGATGCTGTTGTATTGACAGAAAAACCGGAAAGCGTTCATCGATATGCAGGCTTTCAGTAAAGCGGTGCGACATCACAATAAAAAGTGCCGAAAAATCTTCACTTACATGTTCATATTGCAATATCTGTCCGGGTAAAATAATAATCAGGGCGGGAGACCGGGTTTCAATACGTTTTAGATTGATCATCCCTTTGGTAGTGCCTTTCAGACAAATAACAGCAGTAGTAACGTCTACCTTGAACGGATGTTCGAATGTAGACAAAATGGAAGGTTTATCAATCAGAAATAAATCATTGCCTATTGAGTCGGCCTGCAGGTTATGCAACTCTTCTTTCCAGTTAAAGGGCAAAATTGATTTCTTCATATTTGCGAACGTGTCTTTAATATGTTCCAAAGGTAATTTATACCCGCCATTTTTAGCGCTGAAACCGCGATCGATATTGCAGATATTCTCAAAAAGGAATACTTTCGTTACGGGTGTTTAAAATATAC
The genomic region above belongs to Chitinophaga sp. 180180018-3 and contains:
- a CDS encoding porin family protein — its product is MRKVFLMAAVVLVTVQTSFGQSIFRNLHFGLKAGANYSNFNNANFDTEGLTGFHAGLIVNYTFTDKWSVQEEFLYSTQGAKVKSGFSLGNEDLKLSYLSVPILVKYHSKIGLYGEIGGQANILAEDAKNTGFSDFAQKIDGGAVAGLGYQFRNGPVKGLGIGVRYYYGFTDVGKFSSSKINSDFRNSTVQASIFYIF
- a CDS encoding M20 family metallopeptidase, which gives rise to MRTPLLLSLLFIILVSFQQQKDHTLTHESIQLTTDSIFSRLVKVRRDIHENPELAGKEERTQQVIKQYLLDLGLQVRTDIYGHSVLGILNGGKKGKKIAWRADMDAISNNFPDKVDFRSKVKGVQHGCGHDIHIAIGLGIADVLAKHKASVNGTVYFIFQPAEETFVGAKGMVDSGLFDKIKPDEIYGLHITPMSVGQITVKPNEMYAHQRRVRIKLKDKLSDEEVKALTDKISSAMVRVQPGGKPWDLKYLLDPQVGPGNPNTFFKDYLFMAENSTKHAGNDELFLDASFYETNPDNIQNIIPTVRQVVEQSGFGDKLLSVSMIQENPTVANDEKLTTAAINTIKRIYGNNAVLADYGQVPYSNDDFAYFQQKVPGVYFFLGGSNFEKGIIARNHAPNFQVDEESIRVGVQRFTSLVFERLKN
- a CDS encoding helix-turn-helix domain-containing protein, giving the protein MKKSILPFNWKEELHNLQADSIGNDLFLIDKPSILSTFEHPFKVDVTTAVICLKGTTKGMINLKRIETRSPALIIILPGQILQYEHVSEDFSALFIVMSHRFTESLHIDERFPVFLSIQQHPYTPLNERELEAISEYYWMLKKTVANKDNPYSIDIVKYLTKAFFYAFGYDIHLRRTSEEQHKSKPQILVERFLNMVQLHYMEERSVEFYANKLHLTPKHLSKMVKVNSGTSASGWIDNYVILEAKALLKATGLTIQQVSDKLNFPSQSFFGKYFKRIEGISPSEYRKSK